The following proteins are co-located in the Mobula hypostoma chromosome 4, sMobHyp1.1, whole genome shotgun sequence genome:
- the LOC134345939 gene encoding vomeronasal type-2 receptor 1, which produces MPGDVMIGGMFPIHYRVVSTNSSSSTAPQSSGCEGFNFRAFRWARTMIHAINEVNQDDSILPGIQLGYTIYDSCFTISKAVEGTLTYLTGQDEAVPNYRCGSGAPLAVLIGAGGSALSIATARILGLYYFPQVDYSASCLVLSDKFQFPSFIRTIPSDVFQSTAMAKLVMHFGWTWVGTIASDDDYGKYGIKRFKEEVEKAGVCISFSETIPKVYTREKIVRIVDKIQESTAKIIAVFSADIDLSSLIEEVIQRNISGRTWIASEAWINSALISKPEYSSLLGGTIGFAIPRADIRGLYNHLIQLDPGNTGDKLVTEFWERAFDCMWPENGVSLSKMVNHELEKYKATDVDARIHNIPPISQQLCTGKENFNDIDNTYSDVSQLRLTYSVYKSVYTVAHALHNMYTCKTGEGPFVSGSCANIRDFQPWQLMYYLKNVRFRSLLGEEIYFDANGDIDAMYDIINWQRTSDGSITYKVIGSYNGTAPSGEEMTIQNDPIIWNDDQTTPPFSVCSVSCQPGTRKGIRQGEPVCCFDCILCAEGEITNETDSRECIRCPEDYWSNENRDECVHKVIEYLGYNDPLAIALVALSIFGACIAIAIALVYIVRRDTALVKANDHELSLLLLFSLAICFLSAIAFVGLPVTWSCMTRQVLLAISFAICLSCMLSKAVNLMVKAKAVKLQKASEGAERKQLGPFQRKIIALVFILCQACLCTAWLLIFPPFPVKNTLSQNIKIIMECNEGSVAFLCCVLGYDALLAGICFIFAFIARKLPDNFNEAKFMTFALLVFFIVWISFVPAYLSTRGKYMVAVEMFAILASSFGVLACLFVPKCYIIILKPERNTEQLVNGITGTNDKSAPSTSQSLSTSGTSTACSTVTLNG; this is translated from the exons ATGCCCGGAGATGTGATGATTGGAGGGATGTTTCCTATTCATTACAGAGTAGTATCCACAAATTCATCATCCAGTACGGCGCCACAATCTtcgggatgtgaggg ATTCAATTTCAGAGCTTTCCGCTGGGCCAGAACAATGATCCATGCAATTAATGAGGTCAACCAGGATGATTCAATTCTGCCTGGTATCCAGCTGGGATACACAATCTATGACTCTTGTTTTACTATTTCCAAAGCTGTTGAGGGAACATTGACGTATCTGACTGGACAGGATGAAGCTGTCCCCAACTACCGGTGCGGCTCTGGAGCACCTTTAGCAGTACTGATCGGAGCTGGAGGATCAGCTCTGTCCATTGCAACTGCCAGAATCCTGGGCCTGTACTATTTTCCTCAG GTGGATTACTCAGCCTCTTGCTTAGTTTTGAGTGATAAATTTCAGTTTCCCTCCTTCATTCGAACTATACCAAGTGACGTTTTTCAGTCTACAGCCATGGCAAAACTTGTGATGCACTTTGGATGGACCTGGGTGGGCACAATAGCATCAGATGATGACTATGGGAAATATGGAATTAAACGTTTTAAAGAAGAAgtagagaaggcaggtgtatgcatTTCATTCTCTGAGACTATCCCCAAGGTTTACACACGAGAGAAAATAGTTCGGATTGTGGACAAGATTCAAGAATCAACTGCCAAAATCATTGCCGTCTTCTCTGCTGATATTGATCTGAGCTCATTGATCGAGGAAGTTATACAACGCAATATTTCTGGCAGAACATGGATAGCAAGTGAGGCTTGGATTAACTCTGCTTTGATTTCCAAACCAGAATATTCCTCTCTTTTGGGTGGAACCATTGGATTTGCAATTCCACGAGCTGATATCCGTGGTCTTTACAATCATCTAATTCAGCTAGATCCGGGAAATACTGGAGATAAGCTGGTAACTGAGTTTTGGGAGAGAGCCTTTGACTGCATGTGGCCTGAGAATGGTGTATCTCTTAGTAAGATGGTGAATCATGAACTGGAGAAGTATAAAGCAACAGATGTAGATGCTAGAATTCATAATATTCCTCCTATTTCTCAGCAGTTATGTACAGGAAAAGAGAATTTCAATGATATTGATAATACGTATTCTGATGTATCCCAGCTGAGGTTGACATACAGTGTGTATAAGTCTGTATACACAGTAGCACATGCTCTTCACAATATGTACACCTGTAAGACAGGTGAAGGTCCATTTGTAAGTGGATCATGTGCAAACATCAGAGACTTTCAACCATGGCAG CTTATGTATTACCTGAAAAATGTCCGGTTTCGGAGCCTTCTAGGTGAAGAAATATATTTTGATGCAAATGGGGATATTGATGCAATGTATGATATTATAAACTGGCAGAGAACTTCTGATGGGTCCATCACTTATAAAGTAATAGGCAGTTACAATGGCACTGCTCCTTCTGGAGAAGAGATGACAATCCAAAACGACCCGATAATTTGGAATGATGATCAGACAACG CCTCCATTTTCTGTGTGTAGTGTAAGCTGTCAGCCTGGTACCAGGAAAGGCATTCGACAAGGAGAGCCTGTTTGTTGCTTTGACTGCATTCTATGTGCCGAGGGTGAGATAACCAATGAAACAG ATTCAAGGGAATGCATTCGATGTCCTGAAGACTACTGGTCCAATGAAAATAGAGATGAATGTGTGCATAAAGTGATTGAGTACCTTGGTTACAATGATCCCCTGGCAATAGCTTTAGTAGCATTATCCATATTTGGGGCTTGCATTGCTATAGCTATTGCTTTAGTTTACATAGTCCGCAGGGATACAGCGCTTGTCAAAGCTAATGATCATGAACTGAGCTTACTACTGTTATTTTCGCTAGCTATCTGCTTTCTTAGTGCAATTGCTTTTGTTGGTCTGCCAGTAACGTGGTCTTGTATGACTCGACAGGTTCTTCTGGCTATTAGCTTTGCCATTTGTCTTTCATGTATGTTATCGAAGGCTGTTAATTTGATGGTCAAAGCCAAAGCCGTCAAATTACAAAAGGCATCTGAGGGTGCAGAGAGAAAACAATTAGGCCCTTTTCAGCGGAAAATCATTGCGCTGGTTTTTATCTTATGCCAAGCTTGTCTTTGTACAGCTTGGCTACTAATTTTTCCTCCTTTCCCTGTCAAGAATACACTGTCTCAAAATATCAAAATAATTATGGAATGCAATGAAGGCTCTGTGGCGTTCCTGTGTTGTGTGTTGGGTTACGATGCATTGCTGGCTGGAATTTGCTTTATTTTTGCTTTCATTGCGCGCAAACTACCTGATAACTTTAATGAAGCTAAGTTCATGACCTTTGCCTTGCTTGTCTTTTTCATTGTTTGGATTTCTTTTGTCCCAGCCTACTTAAGCACTCGGGGGAAGTACATGGTGGCTGTTGAAATGTTTGCTATTTTGGCATCTAGTTTTGGTGTACTTGCTTGCCTTTTTGTTCCTAAATGCTATATTATCATACTAAAACCAGAAAGGAACACAGAGCAATTAGTTAATGGCATAACTGGTACAAATGATAAGAGCGCTCCATCAACTTCACAGTCATTGTCCACATCAGGAACAAGCACGGCCTGCTCAACTGTTACGCTCAATGGGTAA